The segment ttctctcttctggcCAACATCTGCACCCTCGTCATCGGTGCAAGTGTCTGGCGTTGTTAAATCCCTGGGGAAGAGTCCATTTGtttaaaaggaacaaacaaaacttCTCAAACTCCAATTCTGATACCTGGGCAGCTTCACAATCCCTTCCCCGTGTTGGGGCAGCGTTAGCTTCACTGGTGCTGGGAAAAAGGGTGGAAAAATGGAAGGAGGGTGGAAGCATTAAACTGCCTGTTTTAAGGGCTGTGTCAAAACCTTTTTGGATACCAGCAGTTCCGTACAGCAGCTTGTACACTTGAATTCCAGCAGAACAGACAGGGGAGACTCAAAATAAGCCTTAAAATATTGAGAAGACTGGTTTTAAGATTCAGAACTGAGAATAAAAGGGGAGTCTGCCCGTGTGCTGTCCCACAAATGCCGCTCCCTCAGCAATGTGGGACTGCACTCCTGTGTTTGTTTAACGTACAGTAAACCTCACAATCGTTAAGTTGGGGCAGAGTTATTCTGAAGGCTTtgtaagcaaacagaaaatattacagtGATGTTTGGCTGTTGGGATTCAAACTGGTTTTGACATCATTTTTGACCTATGGTTCTCGGAGTGATGCAGGTAACGTGGAGGATGTTTATTGCAGATGTGTTTTAGATAAACGCCCCAGGAAAAGGCCTCCGTGTAAATGTGTTAAACACCAGAattccttcttcctttaaagTCAGAACTGCATATTCCGTTGGGTAGTGCCGAACTGGGCTGGTTGAGGTTCCGTGCTGGGTTTAGATCATTGTTACAACACTGGCTGCAGCCTTTCCACACCTCCTCCCCATCCACACTTTCCCCTTCTTGCAggaaacccccccaaaaaacccaaccaacaaCAGGAAAGCTTGATCGGATGGGATCTTCCCGGAATGGTGTTGTGCCTGAAAGGTTAAATCGTTgggaactgggaaggaggggggtTGGACATGCTGTTACGAACAAATCTTTGGTTTATCTCTCCTGCTGTCACGTTTGGGATTCGCCTCGGGAAGGGCTCTGGTCTGCCCTAGGAACAGCCCCTCGTCCTCAGCTCCCTCCGAACACGAGACTGAGCGTGCTGCTCGACCGGCTAACGTGGAATATGGCATCAGTCAGGTGGAGTCCCCGGCGCCGTGCCCCGCTTCCCACCCTCCACTGCTTCGCTGCAAACTGCTGCATGAGCTGGTTGACATTGCTCGGATGCTGCTTGCTTCCCCCTCTCCTGGGGAGAGGGTCAGAGCAGCCTTGGTTCCTGCAAGCCATATAACCTTTCTTGGAGACGTTGCGACGACAAGATTTTATAATACAGTAATAATGAAAACGACTATTGTACTTAGATTTTAGCAACTTGTGAAATAAACCCCGGATTTTCATTTGAAACGTGTGTGGCCCTTCGGGTGCAGCTGGGGGTTCCTGATGCCGCATCCAGCCCATCCCTCAGCCCCctgtgcagggcagcagcagcacaaatcCCAGTGGGTTTTCCATCTTCGGGGCGGAGACAcaatcctggaatggtttgggttggaagggacctcaaagcccatccagtcccacccctgccatgggcagggacacctcctactggatcaggggctccaagccccatccaacctggcctggaacatccCCAGTGCAGAGCTCTGGCCTCGGTTTTCCACATGGATGGAGTCTCCCTCAGTCTTGAGCGCCCAACTGTGGCCCAGGAGCTCCTGACCCAGGGGCCTCGGGTCCTGCAATGCCACCAGGCTCGGTGGCAACAATTTGGTTTCCAAGGTGGGAGGGCGCTGGGGGCTTTGGGCTGCCCAGGGTTGGGGGCTTCACTTTGTGATGGAGCTGATGGatctctcctgcttttctcctaGGTGTCCCACCAAAGCCACACTGCCTAAAATGCTTAGGGAAGCGTTAAACACTCCAAACCCAGAAACAACccctggctgctggcacagggGGCTGAATGTCTTCCTCTTGCCCTCATCCAGCATCTTTAATTCACCCCCTCGACTGCAAGCCTCCGCATGCGGTTTTAGGGATTTTCTTTGACCCCCACCCAACTTATCCCACGGACGGCTCCAGGGCAGCCTGGGAGCAAAGCGGAGCTGGGAAAGCCGGAGCTGCTGCCTGCGAGGTTCAGCCCAAGGGTCCTCCTCCCTGGGTGCCCCCAGAACCTCAGCAGGCACCTGCTCGGTGGCTTCAGCTGCGCCAGCTGCAAAGTTATTAATTCCCTGTGGCCAGCGAGGGATTACGGATTCTGATTAGGGCTTAAGACAAGAGTGACCTGGATCTGGGGGGCTTAAAGGGCTCAGGGGTGCAGGGAAAAACCATCCTGGGGGGTGCAGGGTGCTGTGGGGATCCCACCCCCCTCCCTGGGGGTGGAGATAAAGCCATGGATGTGTCAGTACCcagagatgggggggggggttggggggtgagggggtgcAGAGCCCAGGGTTGGGGGGCGTGGGGCTGAGGATATGGGGGCTGCAGAGATAGAGGGATGGGTGGTGGGAGCGTTGGCACCCATGGCTctgaggggctggggggtggCAGGGGTGCGGAGACGAGGATCGGGGTGCAAGAGtccagggatttggggggtgcAGATATAGAGGGGGGAGGGGGTGCGCTTCCACCCTGAGCTGCGGAGGCTTTGGGTTTGGAGGGGGACAcgaggaacagagctggggtTGGGTTCGAGGGGCTGCGGGTGCACAGACAAAGCGCCGCGGCGGCTTTGGGGCCCGGGAGGGGGCTCAGAGCGGAGCCGGGGCACGCgaacccccaccccaccccgtCCGCAGCCCCAGCACCGGGTCCGGTCCCCGGAGATTGGGGTGCCGGGGCGCACCGAGCCCCAGGCTGCACCGGGGGGTGCCGGGAGTGcaccgggggagggggggggggcgggcgaGAGCCCGGTACCGGTACCGGCACCGGGGATGCAGGGAGCATCCTCTGTGCACAGAGAACCCCAGCGTGCCCGCCCCCAGCGTATTCCCGACTGCTCGGGGACGCGGGGCAGCCGCGGCCACTTCCCCGtttgtccgtctgtccgtccgcCCCACCCCCCAGGCTCCCCCCACCACAGTCGCCGTCAGGCGTTGCCCCTTTAAGGCGTTGCCCCTTCAGGCGCGGCGGGAGGGGTCCCGTGGTGTTGCTGTCACGTGGTAACCCGGCAGCACTTCCGGTAGCGCGGCGGAAGTGACGCCCGCGCGCGCGGCGATGGCGGCGCCGAAGGTGAAGCAGGACATGGCCCCGCCGGGCGGGTACGGGCCCATCGACTACAAACGGCACCTCCCGCGCCGCGGCCTCTCAGGTGGGGGGGAGCGGCCCCGCGGGGGAACCGGTGCCCCCGGAGCTCTGGTGCCCTCTACCGCCAGCGCCCGTTCCTTTCGGTGCGCGGTCCCTCAGCGCCCTGCATTCCCGGTGCTCAGTCCCTCCGGTGCCCGGTCCTCCTAGTGCCCTGGACTGCCCGGTCCCCGCCTGCCCGTTTGCCCTGGTTCCCCCGGCTCCCCAGATCCCGGGTCTCTACGATGCCGGATTCCTCCGGTCCCCCCGGTGCCCCGGGCCCCCCAGTGTCCCGGTCTCTCTAACGTCTCGGTCCCCCAGGCCCCCCCTGGTGCTCCGGTCCCTCATATGCCCCGTTTCTCCAGTGCCTCGGTCGCTCCGGTCCTCTCAGTGTCCTGGATCTCTGGTGCTCGGTCTCCCCGATGCCCCGGGCTCCCGGTGCCACCCGTTACCGCTCTCCCCCGCAGGTTACAGCCTCTTTGCCCTCGGTGTCGGCAGCCTCCTGCTGGGCTACTACACCCTCATCAAGTGGAACCGGGAGCGCAGGTGCTgcccccactcccctcccaggAGCTCCTCCCGGGGCTTCGCCGAAGGCTCCCTCTGGGGCTCCCCCTGGTTCCTCCCTGGAATGCCTcactcccttccctgctttctcctACCCCTCCCGCTCCCCCTGGCTCCACCGTGTTCTCTCCGTGCCCCCCACCCTGCACGGGTCATGGTTTATCACCTCCTGCTTCAGGTCTGTGCCCTATCCAGGATTTGCTTTCCCCACATCCCCTGTTCTCCCCCTTCCCAATTTCCCTgtctccccagtccctcccagtttcccctTCCCGATTCCCCCCCGCCCTCAGCATTGAGTTCTGACCCCCTGGTGCAGGCGTCTGCTCATCGAGGACCTGGAGGCACGGATTGCCCTGATGCCACTGCTGCAGGCGGAGTCGGATCGCAGGTACGGATCGCAGGTACAGGGCGTGCAGGGAAGCTCCCGTCACCCCCAGCTCTGGCTCAGCCTCCCCCTGCTTTTCCAGAACCCTCCGCCTGTTGCGGCAGAACCTGGATGAGGAGGCCAAAATCATGAAGGATGTTCCTGGCTGGAAGGTTTGTGgttccagggaggaggcaggggctgTGGTGATCCTTGGGGCAGGAATCCGCCATCTCAGTGGCTTTGGGCCTGTGTCTGGTGTCTTGGAAGGCTTCTGGGAATGAAGAAGTCTCCCAGGATCTGGCAGTGAGGGGTGGGGGCCTGCGCTGAGGGGTGAAGCTCCATATCCCCATAGTGGCTTAGAGCCAGGGGAGCATTAATCCCAGCGAGGTGGCTCTGCCAGTCCCGGCTCCGGCGCTCTCTCCCCACTCAGGTTGGTGAATCCCTCTTCCACACGGACCGCTGGGTCCCCCCGACGCTGGATGAGCTCTACTACCTGCGTCCCGCTGCCGAGATGAACAATGAGAAGTTCGGGCTGCAGTACTATGtctgaggcacagagcagcGTGGAATGGCCCGGCACGGCACTTCCCGGGCTGCCGGCTTCCCCTTGCGCTGCCTGTTCTGGTGTCTGTTATTAAAACCACACAGATCCGCGGTGTCCAGCACAGTGTCCAGTGTGTTCCTGTACGGCTCTGTGGGGAATTTCACCATTCCCGAGGCGCTCGTGGCTCTTCCTTGCTTGTGGGGGTCCTGGAGCTCTGCATTGGGGTGGGAGTGTAGGGTGGGTGGCTGgttgctgtggggctgagccccatGCTCTGAGAGGGGCCGGATGCCTGCGATCCCAGATTTCCTGGCTGTCCTTGTGGTGGGAATTTGACCCTTGGGGTCTGGAGGGGATCCAGGGGGTGGGCGTGGGGCAGCCCCGCGGGTGCTGGTGCTGTGGATGCGGCTTCCACTGGGGTGAAAAGTGCCGATTTGGGGTGTCTGGCGCATTCCCGTTTCTCGGCTTTGCTGGGATGCGGGGAGGGGAGTGGATGCTGTTTCTGCCGCCCCCCGGCAGCACCGCCCGCGGGGGATGGAGGGTGGGCAACCGGAGCCACCTCCCCCGGGCGGCACCGCCTCTGCCACCGCTGCTCCCGCAGGGATCCGCTGCTCCCGGGATGAGCTCCGTGCCCGGGATGAGCTCCGCGCCGCGCCCCGGCCGGGAGCCACCCCGGTACCTCAGGTGAGACCGGGGGACCATCCAGGTCCTCCGCCCGGCTCGGATCCTGCCCCACTCCGGCATTCCCGGGCTGCTTCGGGCAGGGATGCGGCGGCTCCGGTTCCCCGGGGCCatcccagccccgctccccgcaCCGCCGAGCCGCGGGGTCTGGTACCCAAGGAGCCTCGGTTGCCAGAGCAACCGCATCCCGGGTCTCCATGGCTGCGGCAGGGATGGCTCCGGCAgccgcggcggggcggggagACCCCGGTCCCGGGCAGCGACGGGGACTCCGGGGTCCCCGGCAGGTACAGGGGGGTCCCGCGGCCAGGgaggaggcgggggggagggcGGGATGTggagctgggatgcagggatgcggAGAGGGGACTCCGGAGCAGGGATGTggagctgggatgcagggattTGGAGCTGGGATGTGGAGATGAGGGGACACAGAGCTGGGATGCAGAACTGGGATGTGAAGTTGGATGCAGAACGGGGATGCagagctgggatgcaggaggg is part of the Cuculus canorus isolate bCucCan1 chromosome 27, bCucCan1.pri, whole genome shotgun sequence genome and harbors:
- the NDUFA13 gene encoding NADH dehydrogenase [ubiquinone] 1 alpha subcomplex subunit 13; the protein is MAAPKVKQDMAPPGGYGPIDYKRHLPRRGLSGYSLFALGVGSLLLGYYTLIKWNRERRRLLIEDLEARIALMPLLQAESDRRTLRLLRQNLDEEAKIMKDVPGWKVGESLFHTDRWVPPTLDELYYLRPAAEMNNEKFGLQYYV